The genomic stretch TGTGAATGACTCAGAAAATTCATATGAACTGTAACTGACCTTTTAACAAGCTGTTGTTTCAACTACTAGCTGGTTTCATGGTGTAGTTGGTTATCACATCAGTCAAACACATTGCAGTTCTCTAGTTCAAGTCCGGACACATTAGATAAAAGCCTGTGTTCCTATCTTGTTTGAAGTTTGTTGAACTTCCTCTTAATTTCTTTGAGTGGTTCATCTTAATTTCCTTTATAAAAGAGTAGTTTTTACTAGACACTGGCTGCATTTCTGTTTTTGGATTAAAACGGGTCATTATCTTGATATCTTTATGTAGCATTTGATTTTAGTGTTGCCTATATGTTTGAGTGCTTCCACGGAGCAACTGACCTCAAGAGAATGCTAGAATCTTGGTTTCACAGGACTCACTTTGACAAGGACAAAAGTGAAATCCAATCACTAATGTGGAATCCAATGGTAGGTTGTGAATAATTATAGTAACTTATTTCTTGAAAGTGCAAATGCATTGAGAGAAGCAACCATAACAAGTGAGTCATTCAAATAGACTAAGCACTGAAATAAAATTGAACAATTTGATgttcaaaagaataaagaaaaccaCATGATCACTATCATGttcaaattataataataactaacagctcaagcaaaaataaaactaaagaatGTTTGTTAGATGTATATATTAATCACACTAGTTAGTTAAGCTGATTAGTTAGTTAGTCTAACAACCTAATGTAAGTAATATATACATCTACCAAACAATAGCCTCTGATGCTGATCTCTTCATAATAGCACTTTCTCTgttacaacatcaaaggaaaaaaatacctgcaaaaataagtTGTAAAAATTAGAAACCATAGCCAAACATCATATGCAATCAATGTAACTTCTAGACTTACCTCTAAATAGACTTGCCGGGGGACGGTTGCCCCGAAGGAGAAGAAGTCCGAGTTTCTGAATCTTCAGAATCCTATCATATTAAAGAATATAGTCATCAATTTTCACACATAATATGCGGATAgtaaaaaaaatcacataaaaaaagaaacaatacaaGCATCATATCGAAAACGCTCTCGCGTTTAGttttttcaaatgttttttttctGAGAAAAAACTTTTGAGCATGACTGGCAACTTGAGTAGAAGTCTTGGTCTTCACATAGTTCCTTGATATATCCTTCCATTTACCTTTCCCCATCGTTTGTAAACCTACCAAAAACGCCTTGTGTTCATCCTTGGTCCATTGTTTCACTATAATGCAACAGTAAAGTTTATTTAAATTCTCATAAAATATAATCAACAAATTTCTATACATGCAAGTTGAAACCCTAAATACTAAAGTCTTCCCATGGTAAAAACTCATGGAAACCAAATACGCACCTTTTTTTCGGTTTTCAGGGTTGGAACTCTGACTAGAATCCGTATTTTCATTCCTCTCATCATCACTATCATCCTCCCCATCATCCTCTTGCTTGTCCAACGAACAAAGCTCCATCTCACTGTGTTTCTCATCCTCAGTGTTGGAACTGTCGTTCATGGTGTAATTAGTTGTAGAACGTTTTGCTGCGATGTTCACACCAAACAACATCACACGTCTTTCACTATTTTCATCCATAATGATCTTTATCTTAATCTCTTTATCGATAAAACCTTTTTTCTAGCTTCTTGATTCATGTAAAGTAAAACCTTCTGTTTTTACTTTCTTGAATAAGGGTTTAGCTTTTTAAGATATTTTGCTATTTATATATAGGTTTTTTCTTAGTTGCCTTGAAAAAAGGAGGGGTAATTTACCAAAGTGACGTGGCatccaaattttattttttattttttataaattattattaataatatatgaTTTTAAATTTTTACTGTTATATTTTTCTAAAAGACTTTTATATTCCTTTCTCTCCTCTGCATCTTCATCTCTTTCTTCTAGGTTTTCTACCATGTGTATTTCTTCCTAGGTTCAAAAACTTTTGAATGTTACTTCAACAAAATCCGGAGATAAGAAGATTTTGACCAATTTGTGAAATTACTCAAAATTTAAAGGTAATTGTTAAATTCTGAAtgaattttgtatttatttatacTACAATCTGAGTTGTTATAAGAAATTGAATTCTCACAtaaatttttgttaaaatttataCGACTATTCGTGGAACAGAGTTTTAATGTGAATTTGTTAAAGTTCAACTATTTATTTAGGTATTGTTATATTACAAAAATTAGTGAATCATTTTGCTTTGGATGAATTCATGGACATCTGTATTTTTTTCATTAGGTTTTTAAAATTGGAATAGAAATAGATTTTATCTTCATCAGattcttatatttttaaaaatgctgATTATATGAAATCTAATTCTTTTATGGATAGTTATCAATCTGTGATATATATGGGTGTGAAATGGATTTGGTGGTTTATTCATATCTTATTATTATTACGAATCATTCTTTAAATTTGTGAATAATAATTCAAAGATATCTTATCATAAAGATTCTAAAATCCTAACCCTTGGGCATTTTGCATCGCCCTTTGCACAAGATGGAAATCTGAATGAGATCCAGCCAAGCATGAAAGTAATGAGAGGTGGGCTAATGATTCTGTCATAGAGTTTTAGTCAATAGGGTATTTTGTACCATGTTTCGGTAATAGAAGTAATATTATAAGAATCTTGTCAAACTGCCTTCTAAGTTCATCTATTGGTTGCCTTTATTATGACTGTTAAATTTAAGCTGTCAGAGTCAAGGATAGAGTGTTCATTATTATTTCTTTCAATTATTAAACTTATATGTTGAGTCATTAAAATTTATCATCAATCTGTTGGTACAATGAATATAAGTAGTAATTGTGGTGTAGTTTGGTGTGTTTCCTGCTATGTGATTTAATTTTTGTGGTTTAATTATTCTTGTATATATGGTGCTTAATCCATAAAGTATacaaaattaataagtaattctTGAAGTATATGAATTTCACCAAATTAGTCTATGAAGTATATTAAATTTATCAATTTAAGTTCATAGATTCATATTCCAGAGATGCGTTTTTCGGTTAAGTTCTAGCTATATGTACCCGAGGATAAAAATTATAAGGATCAATACACACGTTTCAATTAGATTTTGAATGACTACATgaggaaaatattttgttgagctaattattatatattaaggtTTGTCTTTGGCTTTTTTATTTCAAGGTTTGTCTTTGGCTTTTTTAATTAAGATTTGTCTTTGAGCTAATTATTATTTTGAATGGAATTTTTATCATTGATGTCATCTGCTTAAATTGTATaagaattttaattaagaaaaattgtTTCACTGAAACCATTATGTAAATGTAGAAAATCAGCTTCTTCCTTCTTTGTTGTCTATGACGCGAGGAAGGTACTGCAATTTCTGTATGCAAGGCTCTTGATGAAATTGGAAACGTATCTGTACTAGGTATGAATGTTAAGTTATCCATATTTATTTAACTTAACTTTGTGTCTCATGCCCCTTATATACGAAGAAATGATATGTAATCGAAAATAGGGAAGgagaaatattattattattattattattattattattattattattattattattattatctatataGAAAGAAATGTTATATGTTATCGGCAAGGAGTGTGTTTATTGAATGGGGAGATACACCTAGGTATTGAAATTGGATTTCTCTTGATTCAAGGTAAATAATGCGGTCTAATTACTATGGGTTAATCATTGTTTTATTCATTAAATTGTGTAGATATTAGGTAATTTGGTTTTAAAATTACTTGAAATGATTTGTGTAATTTAAAGTATAAAAACatgttaatattttttgttttttgatagaTCAATTTGGTCTTGAAATTATCCTTGAAGATTAATGTGATTGGTGATTTTTAATTCTAGAGATCATTTGTTCTTATTAAGATGGATTTACTTATTTAACTCATCTAGTTATATTATATAAACTTTACATGACAGCTTATgaaatcaaattatattatatCTTTATTGTGTAAATAACTTATATATAATTACTTATATGATTCTGTCACCTTAATTAAAATGTATGTTTATTCAAATAGAGTATAAATTGGCATCTCCTATGTTAATCTTTTGGTTCCATAAACTtagttttaaaattgttttagtgttgctatttgatttattatatattaaaacatgAAAAGTATAAATTGATATTAGTGTTTTGTGTTATACTATGATTTATGTATGAAACAATGTTGTTTTATTCTCTCTTATTTCaggatttattttaaaatgtctaCATATAGTGAATCAACTTTGCATCTCGATAGTGACGGTGAAGAGGTGGAATTCACCAGTGTTAACGGTGATGGTAGTGATAGAGATACGTTGGAGAAAGAGGATTGTAATGGTCATAAATGTTTCAGTGAAGTTACAGATGAAGATATAAGAGCTATGGAATTTAGCACAGAGGAAGAAGCGATACAATTTTACATAACATATGCGCATTTCCATGGATTTGCGGTAAGGAAAGACGATGTTGTACGCGATCATGAAAGGAAAATTGTTGTT from Vicia villosa cultivar HV-30 ecotype Madison, WI linkage group LG4, Vvil1.0, whole genome shotgun sequence encodes the following:
- the LOC131598300 gene encoding transcription factor MYB1R1-like gives rise to the protein MDENSERRVMLFGVNIAAKRSTTNYTMNDSSNTEDEKHSEMELCSLDKQEDDGEDDSDDERNENTDSSQSSNPENRKKVKQWTKDEHKAFLVGLQTMGKGKWKDISRNYVKTKTSTQVASHAQKFFLRKKTFEKTKRESVFDMMLDSEDSETRTSSPSGQPSPGKSI